Proteins encoded together in one Aurantiacibacter aquimixticola window:
- a CDS encoding mechanosensitive ion channel has translation MSFGNRRFDPDLAMQVAEKVGLAIIILIVTWLLAKAAKWAFAKLVDNVTFLQRATSSGESLGTQLGKIVSLLIWLLGLLAVLQVFDLGGVMQPVTTLLDSIMEFVPNLIGAALIFFIGIMVARIVRDLTITALQTVDFDRWANKGGVDNVTGNTTISKTIGVIVYVLIIIPVAIMALEALELESISQPASEMLQLIFDAIPRIIGAAILLGLGYLISRFVVDILKQLLSGFGVDRSLAESGMLPDGTKASSIIARVAQVAIILFFAIAATRLLAFPELTAILNEVLALGGRVVFGAVVIGFGFLLANLLERVLSGTSGGTAGQIVKWATIVLFTFMGLSFTGVGDIITETAFTALVVGFAVAAALAFGLGGREWAGRKLEQMDRRMEDYSGGSAMTSSASDPAPSEDPENLPPGA, from the coding sequence ATGTCTTTCGGAAACAGACGTTTCGATCCCGACCTGGCGATGCAGGTCGCCGAGAAAGTCGGGCTGGCGATCATCATACTCATCGTCACCTGGCTGCTTGCAAAAGCCGCGAAATGGGCTTTCGCAAAGCTTGTCGACAATGTGACCTTCCTCCAGCGCGCGACTTCGAGCGGCGAAAGCCTGGGCACTCAGCTGGGCAAGATCGTCTCCCTGCTCATCTGGCTTCTCGGCCTGCTGGCAGTGCTCCAGGTCTTCGATCTTGGCGGCGTCATGCAGCCTGTCACCACGCTGCTTGATTCCATCATGGAATTCGTGCCGAACCTGATTGGCGCGGCGCTGATTTTCTTCATCGGCATCATGGTCGCCCGCATCGTGCGCGACCTGACAATCACGGCGTTGCAGACAGTCGATTTCGATCGTTGGGCGAACAAGGGCGGTGTCGACAATGTCACCGGCAATACCACGATCAGCAAGACGATCGGCGTGATCGTCTATGTGCTGATCATCATTCCGGTGGCGATCATGGCGCTGGAAGCGCTCGAACTGGAGTCGATTTCGCAACCCGCCAGCGAAATGCTGCAGCTGATCTTCGATGCCATTCCGCGCATTATCGGCGCGGCGATCCTGCTGGGTCTCGGCTATCTCATCAGCCGCTTCGTGGTCGATATCCTCAAGCAGCTCTTGAGCGGCTTCGGCGTCGACCGGTCGCTGGCAGAAAGTGGCATGCTGCCCGACGGGACGAAGGCATCCTCCATCATTGCACGCGTGGCGCAGGTGGCGATCATCCTGTTCTTCGCCATCGCCGCAACTCGCCTGCTGGCCTTTCCGGAACTGACCGCCATCCTCAACGAGGTGTTGGCGCTCGGTGGACGGGTCGTTTTCGGCGCGGTCGTGATCGGCTTCGGCTTTCTCCTCGCCAATCTTCTGGAGCGGGTGCTGTCCGGCACGAGCGGGGGCACGGCGGGCCAGATCGTGAAGTGGGCGACAATCGTTCTGTTCACCTTCATGGGCCTAAGCTTTACCGGCGTTGGCGATATCATCACCGAAACGGCCTTCACCGCACTGGTCGTCGGCTTCGCGGTTGCCGCCGCCCTGGCCTTCGGCCTCGGCGGGCGCGAATGGGCGGGCCGCAAGCTGGAGCAAATGGATCGGCGCATGGAAGATTATTCCGGCGGTTCGGCGATGACGTCCTCGGCCAGCGATCCCGCACCGTCCGAGGATCCGGAAAACCTGCCGCCCGGCGCATGA
- a CDS encoding RDD family protein: MNAITQAMRDEAGKRARMLVTPEGLALPLTVGSRGSRAGALLLDLTFIFIGVIVFLVSLTAIGIGIFTSGMDESNPALELVIVAIIMLLFLARYGYFMWFELGPRAATPGKRLLGLRVAARDGGRLTAEMVIARNLMRDVEVFLPLFFLLGGGQNEGIFGIALFAWLAVFVLFPFFNRDNLRAGDLVAGTWVVEAKSAKLRDAMSVAPDRSTDYRFGEAELSIYGEHELQVLERVLRQDQPDAMRDVADAITRKIGWQLGNGDDREFLGAFYAALRGHLESGLRFGKRKRDKHS, encoded by the coding sequence GTGAACGCGATCACGCAGGCGATGCGGGATGAGGCCGGCAAGCGCGCACGCATGCTGGTGACGCCGGAAGGGTTGGCGCTGCCGCTGACCGTAGGCAGTCGCGGCAGCCGCGCGGGCGCGCTGCTGCTGGACCTGACTTTCATCTTTATCGGCGTCATCGTGTTCCTGGTGTCGCTGACGGCCATCGGTATCGGCATCTTCACCTCCGGCATGGACGAATCCAATCCGGCGCTGGAATTGGTGATCGTCGCGATCATCATGCTCCTTTTCCTCGCCCGTTACGGTTACTTCATGTGGTTCGAGCTTGGCCCACGCGCGGCGACGCCGGGCAAGCGCTTGCTCGGCCTGCGGGTTGCGGCGCGCGATGGCGGTCGGCTGACCGCGGAAATGGTCATTGCCCGCAATCTGATGCGCGATGTGGAGGTGTTCCTACCGCTCTTCTTCCTGCTCGGCGGCGGCCAGAATGAAGGCATTTTCGGCATTGCCCTGTTCGCCTGGCTGGCGGTGTTCGTGCTGTTCCCGTTCTTCAACCGCGACAATCTGCGCGCGGGAGACCTAGTTGCGGGCACCTGGGTGGTCGAAGCCAAATCCGCCAAGCTGCGCGATGCCATGTCCGTCGCCCCCGATCGCAGCACCGATTACCGCTTCGGGGAAGCTGAACTTTCAATCTATGGCGAGCATGAGTTGCAGGTGCTGGAGCGCGTGCTGCGGCAGGATCAGCCCGACGCGATGCGTGACGTGGCCGACGCCATCACCCGAAAGATCGGCTGGCAGCTCGGCAACGGGGACGATCGCGAATTTCTCGGAGCTTTCTACGCGGCACTGCGCGGCCACCTTGAAAGCGGACTGCGTTTCGGAAAGCGCAAGCGGGACAAGCATTCGTAA
- a CDS encoding DUF4350 domain-containing protein — protein MTRQRSPFRPVVVLGLLGVGVFAFLLMLYALAQGWTGQNERDGGAHAASNGLTGYAGLAQMLEGSGYDVELSRARSSYDSYGLLVLTPPLYADPEELAEIIEQRRDADTGPTLVIMPKWAAFAIPEQMDVEAEEGWVFISDATSPDWFSDLAFFDGGELAVGETGGWNAFGDNGSVPDGERVQALTEQPDRALGAVVLDSEGDLLAGTLPPQWEGGDYDYAPYPTVVVFEPDLMNNYGLGEQERARLAMQLVETAMGGEPDLPVIFDLTLPGLGASENLLTLAFRPPFLAATLCLLLAALVIGWRAFRRFGPPVAEAPAMARGKRQLAQNGAALIARVKRFHLLADPYAALMGKRIADSLGIREANPELRANAIDAALERRGHDGPGFAARADILRKADSPGDIIRAARALKSLERTLNQ, from the coding sequence GTGACCCGCCAGCGCAGCCCCTTCCGTCCCGTCGTGGTGCTCGGCCTGCTCGGTGTCGGCGTGTTCGCGTTTCTCCTAATGCTCTACGCGCTCGCGCAGGGCTGGACGGGACAGAACGAACGCGATGGCGGCGCGCATGCCGCGTCCAACGGACTGACGGGCTATGCAGGTCTTGCTCAGATGCTGGAAGGCAGCGGTTACGATGTCGAGCTGTCCCGCGCACGGTCGTCTTACGACAGTTACGGGCTGCTCGTTCTGACCCCGCCGCTCTATGCGGATCCCGAAGAGCTTGCCGAGATCATCGAGCAGCGGCGCGATGCCGATACCGGGCCCACTCTGGTCATCATGCCGAAATGGGCTGCATTCGCCATTCCCGAACAGATGGATGTCGAGGCCGAGGAAGGCTGGGTGTTCATATCCGATGCGACCAGTCCCGACTGGTTTTCGGACCTCGCTTTTTTCGATGGCGGAGAACTGGCCGTCGGCGAAACGGGCGGATGGAACGCCTTTGGTGACAATGGCTCCGTGCCCGATGGCGAGCGTGTGCAGGCCCTGACCGAGCAGCCCGACCGGGCGCTTGGCGCCGTGGTGCTGGACAGCGAAGGCGACCTGCTCGCCGGAACCCTGCCGCCGCAGTGGGAAGGCGGCGATTACGATTATGCGCCCTATCCCACTGTAGTCGTCTTCGAACCCGACCTGATGAACAATTACGGTCTGGGAGAGCAGGAACGCGCTCGGCTAGCCATGCAGCTAGTGGAAACGGCCATGGGCGGCGAGCCCGACCTGCCCGTCATCTTCGACCTCACCCTGCCCGGCCTAGGCGCGAGCGAGAACCTGCTCACCCTCGCCTTTCGCCCCCCGTTTCTGGCTGCGACATTGTGCCTGTTGCTTGCGGCGCTGGTGATCGGCTGGCGCGCTTTCCGCCGTTTCGGCCCGCCCGTGGCCGAGGCACCTGCAATGGCGCGCGGCAAGCGCCAGCTGGCGCAGAACGGCGCGGCGCTGATCGCTCGGGTGAAGCGCTTCCACCTGCTGGCGGATCCCTATGCCGCGCTGATGGGCAAGCGGATCGCCGACTCGCTCGGCATTCGGGAGGCCAATCCCGAGCTTCGGGCGAACGCAATCGACGCGGCGCTGGAACGGCGCGGACATGACGGACCCGGCTTCGCCGCGCGGGCCGACATCCTGCGCAAGGCCGACAGCCCCGGTGACATCATTCGCGCCGCGCGCGCACTCAAATCCCTCGAAAGGACGCTGAATCAATGA
- a CDS encoding stage II sporulation protein M: protein MALPFFNSAEIEPPADIEAASLRSDRFRLEREVDWQRLEAIVTALEKNRPKRISDDDLLELPVLYRKTASSLAVARETSLDAATLDYLEALVRRAWFQIYGPRMGLFGWLRRFFLGGWSASVRAIWLDICIAFAVMAAGTAVGWLLVARDQEWFYALVPGGMAGGRVPGASREVLEETLATTDGAEGLTVFAAALFSNNTGVTILAFALGFAFGVPTLLLLVYNTALLGAMFWVFAEAGLGWEFGAWLSVHGTTELLAILLGGAAGVHIGRQMVFPGERSILTAMQEAGVRAAQVLAGCTIMLIIAGLLEGYARQLVGDMGSRYAIGGAMLAIWIGYFLAVRRTEERAL from the coding sequence ATGGCTCTCCCATTCTTCAACTCCGCCGAGATCGAACCGCCTGCCGATATCGAAGCGGCATCCCTGCGATCAGACCGCTTCCGGCTCGAACGCGAAGTGGACTGGCAGCGGCTGGAAGCGATCGTCACCGCGCTCGAGAAAAACCGCCCCAAACGCATCAGCGACGACGATCTGCTCGAACTGCCGGTGCTTTATCGCAAGACCGCATCCAGCCTCGCCGTGGCGCGGGAAACGTCGCTCGATGCGGCGACGCTCGATTATCTCGAGGCGCTGGTGCGCCGTGCCTGGTTTCAGATTTACGGTCCGCGCATGGGCCTGTTCGGCTGGCTGCGACGCTTTTTCCTGGGCGGATGGAGCGCGTCGGTGCGCGCCATCTGGCTGGACATCTGCATCGCTTTTGCAGTGATGGCGGCCGGGACAGCGGTCGGCTGGCTGCTCGTCGCGCGCGATCAGGAGTGGTTCTACGCGCTCGTGCCCGGTGGAATGGCGGGCGGCCGCGTCCCCGGTGCCAGCCGCGAAGTGCTGGAAGAAACGCTGGCGACCACCGATGGCGCAGAAGGACTGACCGTCTTTGCCGCCGCACTGTTTTCCAACAACACAGGCGTGACGATACTCGCCTTTGCCCTCGGATTCGCCTTCGGCGTCCCGACGCTGCTCCTGCTGGTCTACAACACGGCGCTGCTGGGCGCGATGTTCTGGGTGTTCGCCGAGGCCGGGCTCGGCTGGGAATTCGGCGCGTGGCTCTCCGTCCACGGTACCACCGAATTGCTTGCCATTCTGCTCGGCGGGGCGGCGGGCGTGCATATCGGACGGCAGATGGTCTTCCCCGGAGAGCGGTCGATCCTCACCGCCATGCAGGAAGCCGGCGTGCGCGCGGCGCAGGTGCTGGCGGGCTGTACCATCATGCTGATCATCGCCGGATTGCTGGAAGGCTACGCCAGGCAACTGGTTGGCGACATGGGCAGCCGCTACGCCATCGGCGGGGCGATGCTGGCGATCTGGATCGGCTATTTCCTCGCCGTGCGACGGACAGAGGAGCGCGCGCTGTGA
- a CDS encoding GNAT family N-acetyltransferase translates to MILRPASLSDAEPLAQLGRTSFCAAFQHLYRPEDLKSFLTEVYSVEAVRTEIADPKITHRLAQDREGSPLAGFVKMRAPSWYAEHSDAARPISLGQLYTDPQRTGEGIGAALIDWAIDYSRSEGHDAVQLSVWSQNYGAQRFYQRYGFAKIADIHFLVGKQVDDEFLFELRF, encoded by the coding sequence ATGATCCTGCGCCCTGCTTCTTTATCCGATGCCGAGCCGCTCGCCCAACTCGGCCGCACAAGCTTCTGCGCGGCATTCCAGCATCTCTATCGGCCAGAGGATCTCAAGAGCTTCCTGACCGAGGTTTACTCGGTCGAGGCGGTGAGAACGGAAATTGCCGATCCCAAGATCACCCACAGGCTCGCGCAGGATCGGGAAGGCAGCCCGCTCGCAGGCTTCGTAAAAATGCGCGCACCCAGCTGGTATGCCGAGCATTCAGATGCCGCTCGCCCAATCTCGCTCGGCCAGCTTTACACCGACCCGCAGCGGACCGGCGAAGGCATCGGCGCGGCGTTGATCGACTGGGCGATCGATTATTCGCGAAGCGAAGGGCACGATGCCGTCCAGCTGTCGGTGTGGAGCCAGAATTACGGCGCGCAACGCTTCTACCAGCGCTACGGCTTTGCGAAGATCGCCGACATCCATTTTCTGGTCGGTAAGCAGGTCGACGACGAGTTTCTCTTTGAATTGCGGTTCTGA
- a CDS encoding AAA family ATPase, with the protein MTMTLEQTAELAGAIRSEVGKAIVGMDDTIEHLLIALVAQGHVLLEGPPGTAKTFLANCFAHATGLDFGRIQFTPDLLPGDILGSNLFNFQTSQFTLTRGPIFCELLLADEINRTPPKTQAALLEAMQERRVTLDGESHALGDFFMVVATQNPIENQGVYPLPEAQLDRFAFKLLIPYPSAEEEAKIVSRFGERSGPQKPADFGIAQIASPDAIAGAQAAVKQVTLAPEIIEYAVSLVRATRESADLAGGASPRAAVLLSNAARARAALQGRNYVIPDDVKALATATLRHRLMLSPAAEIEGKLVEDLVSGLIDETEAPR; encoded by the coding sequence ATGACAATGACCCTTGAACAGACCGCCGAGCTTGCGGGTGCGATCCGCAGCGAAGTGGGCAAGGCCATCGTCGGCATGGACGACACGATCGAACACCTGCTGATTGCGCTTGTCGCGCAGGGTCACGTCCTGCTCGAAGGCCCGCCGGGCACGGCCAAGACCTTCCTTGCCAATTGTTTCGCCCACGCCACGGGCCTCGATTTCGGGCGCATCCAGTTCACGCCGGACCTGCTGCCTGGCGACATTCTCGGCTCCAATCTGTTCAACTTCCAGACCAGCCAGTTCACCCTGACGCGCGGACCGATCTTCTGCGAACTGCTGCTGGCGGACGAAATCAACCGCACGCCGCCCAAGACGCAGGCGGCGCTACTGGAAGCCATGCAGGAACGTCGGGTGACGCTCGATGGCGAAAGCCACGCGCTCGGCGATTTCTTCATGGTGGTGGCAACCCAGAACCCGATCGAGAACCAGGGTGTCTATCCGCTGCCCGAAGCCCAGCTCGATCGTTTCGCCTTCAAACTGCTGATCCCTTATCCAAGTGCCGAGGAAGAGGCGAAGATCGTCTCCCGTTTCGGCGAGCGCAGCGGGCCGCAGAAGCCCGCCGATTTCGGAATTGCGCAGATTGCCTCGCCCGACGCCATCGCCGGCGCGCAGGCCGCCGTGAAACAGGTTACGCTGGCGCCTGAAATCATCGAATATGCCGTGTCGCTCGTGCGCGCGACCCGCGAAAGCGCCGATCTGGCGGGCGGTGCATCTCCGCGTGCAGCCGTGCTGTTGTCCAACGCTGCGCGGGCCCGCGCAGCATTGCAGGGCCGCAATTACGTGATCCCCGACGATGTGAAGGCCTTGGCGACAGCAACGCTGCGACATCGTCTGATGCTCTCTCCGGCGGCCGAGATCGAAGGCAAGCTGGTGGAAGATCTCGTTTCCGGACTGATCGACGAAACCGAGGCGCCGCGCTAA
- a CDS encoding RlmE family RNA methyltransferase, whose translation MSRSGQDSQRRLKSSKKRKASSQRWLERQLNDPYVKKAKDEGWRSRAAFKLIELDDRFGLVKGSKRVVDLGIAPGGWAQVVRKRAPQATVVGIDYLETEPIDGVTILQMDFMDEGAPAALEEALGGPADLVLSDMAANTVGHKQTDHLRTMALVEAAAWFAVENLTKGGAFLAKGFAGGTDKDLLDLLKKHFTSVKHAKPPASRKGSSEWYVVAQGFKGRSDA comes from the coding sequence ATGAGCCGTTCCGGACAGGACTCCCAGCGACGGCTCAAGAGCTCCAAGAAGCGCAAAGCCAGCTCGCAGCGCTGGTTGGAGCGGCAGCTGAATGACCCTTATGTGAAAAAGGCAAAAGACGAGGGCTGGCGAAGCAGGGCGGCCTTCAAGCTGATCGAGCTCGACGATCGGTTCGGACTGGTCAAGGGATCGAAGCGCGTCGTCGATCTCGGCATTGCGCCCGGCGGCTGGGCGCAGGTCGTCCGCAAACGCGCGCCACAGGCGACGGTGGTCGGCATCGACTATCTCGAAACCGAACCGATCGACGGCGTTACGATCCTGCAAATGGACTTCATGGACGAGGGCGCGCCCGCCGCGCTGGAGGAGGCGCTGGGCGGCCCGGCCGATCTCGTCCTGTCGGACATGGCGGCGAACACAGTCGGTCACAAGCAGACGGACCACTTGCGGACCATGGCGCTGGTCGAGGCGGCCGCGTGGTTCGCCGTCGAGAATCTGACCAAGGGCGGCGCATTTCTCGCCAAGGGGTTTGCGGGCGGGACGGACAAGGATCTGCTCGATCTGCTGAAGAAGCACTTCACGAGTGTCAAACACGCCAAGCCCCCCGCCAGCCGCAAGGGATCGAGCGAATGGTATGTGGTGGCGCAGGGCTTCAAGGGTCGCTCCGACGCCTGA
- a CDS encoding DUF58 domain-containing protein produces MDRIRAFLSRIPPIPIVPTPLTLVLLGLLAPIAVVVAATAPGAWVVAPAAGFALLLVMLIDGWLAGSLATFEYHIPGDVEVGQPAMLRVDATIERDADAALPEASIGFDPRLGERGLMEFRLQPTSEAGGFSGFGEAVPVRRGTGELHDLWLRWRGPLGLAVRQIHRHLDAQLRVWPDLSPVRSPQLQTFLRDSQFGLVARRIRGEGTQFEALSEYEPGMDRRRIDWKASARHTALYARENESERDNQIVFAFDCGQSMCEPVDGLPRIDRAVSAALTAAYVALKGGDRVSLFGFADHPQVMTPFVSDTRAFHRLQSAAAELDYVAREPNFTLALATLTARLKRRSLIVLFSDFADPTSAELMVESVERLVRHHLVIFVTMVDEELEEMTAGEPDSMGDIAIAVGADALARQRALVLQRLRRLGVDVIEAPHDRIGYQLIDLYLETKRSEAIG; encoded by the coding sequence ATGGACCGCATCCGCGCCTTCCTCTCCCGGATCCCGCCAATCCCGATCGTGCCGACACCGCTCACGCTGGTGCTGCTCGGCCTGCTGGCCCCCATCGCGGTGGTCGTGGCGGCGACAGCACCTGGTGCCTGGGTGGTGGCCCCGGCCGCCGGTTTCGCGCTGCTGCTGGTCATGTTGATCGACGGATGGCTTGCAGGTTCGCTGGCGACGTTCGAATATCACATTCCCGGCGATGTCGAGGTGGGCCAGCCAGCCATGCTGCGGGTCGATGCGACGATCGAGCGCGATGCGGATGCGGCGCTTCCGGAAGCTTCCATTGGCTTCGATCCGCGGCTGGGCGAAAGGGGCTTGATGGAGTTTCGCTTGCAACCCACTAGCGAAGCAGGCGGCTTCTCCGGCTTCGGAGAAGCGGTGCCGGTGCGGCGCGGCACGGGCGAGTTGCACGATCTGTGGCTACGCTGGCGGGGCCCGCTCGGCCTTGCCGTTCGTCAGATCCATCGCCACCTGGACGCGCAGCTGCGCGTCTGGCCGGACCTGTCACCAGTGCGCTCCCCGCAATTGCAAACTTTTTTGCGCGACAGCCAGTTCGGCCTCGTCGCCCGGCGTATCCGCGGCGAAGGCACTCAGTTCGAAGCGCTGAGCGAGTACGAGCCCGGCATGGACCGTCGCCGCATCGACTGGAAGGCGAGCGCGCGCCACACCGCGCTCTATGCGCGTGAAAACGAGAGCGAGCGTGACAATCAGATCGTCTTCGCTTTCGATTGCGGGCAAAGCATGTGTGAGCCGGTCGACGGCCTGCCGCGTATCGACCGCGCCGTCTCCGCCGCGCTTACGGCCGCCTATGTCGCGCTGAAGGGCGGAGACCGCGTCAGCCTGTTCGGTTTTGCCGATCACCCACAGGTGATGACGCCCTTCGTGTCCGATACACGCGCATTTCACCGTTTGCAGAGCGCAGCCGCAGAGCTCGACTACGTCGCGCGGGAACCCAATTTCACGCTAGCTCTCGCCACGCTGACTGCCCGGCTGAAACGGCGTTCGCTGATCGTGCTCTTCTCCGATTTCGCCGATCCGACTTCGGCCGAGCTGATGGTCGAAAGCGTCGAGCGGCTGGTGCGCCACCATCTCGTGATTTTCGTTACCATGGTGGATGAGGAACTGGAGGAGATGACCGCCGGCGAGCCGGACAGCATGGGCGATATCGCCATTGCCGTGGGTGCCGATGCCCTCGCTCGCCAGCGCGCGCTCGTGCTGCAACGCCTGCGCCGCCTCGGCGTCGACGTCATCGAAGCGCCGCACGATCGGATCGGATACCAGTTGATCGACCTTTATCTCGAGACGAAGCGATCGGAGGCGATCGGCTGA
- a CDS encoding prephenate dehydratase codes for MDSFPAPAREMVETMRRSAADEPARAIAFQGSPGANSHSAAMNWAPEALPLPCFSFAAAIDAVKNGDAGCAMIPIENSQAGRVADIHFLLPESGLSIVGEYFMPIHHALMALSDGPFKAAYSHPHALSQSRHYLRERGIVPLSHADTAGAAAHVAQAGDPDIAAIAPEIAADLYGLKIVDRNVEDTTDNTTRFVVLAKDPLDPATLAGQDAMTTFVFAVKNIPAALYKAMGGFATNGVNMTKLESYQKGASFAASMFFADIVGAPGDPAVDRALEELAFHCEEVRMFGSYPLARKRG; via the coding sequence ATGGACAGCTTCCCAGCCCCTGCCAGAGAAATGGTCGAAACCATGCGGCGTTCCGCAGCAGACGAACCCGCGCGCGCCATCGCGTTCCAGGGCTCGCCCGGCGCCAATTCCCACAGCGCGGCGATGAATTGGGCGCCCGAAGCACTGCCGCTGCCCTGTTTCAGCTTCGCCGCCGCCATAGACGCGGTGAAGAATGGCGATGCGGGTTGCGCGATGATCCCGATCGAAAATTCGCAGGCCGGGCGCGTGGCGGACATCCATTTCCTGCTGCCCGAAAGCGGCCTGTCCATCGTCGGCGAATATTTCATGCCGATACACCACGCGCTGATGGCGCTGTCCGACGGTCCGTTCAAGGCGGCCTACAGCCACCCGCATGCCCTCAGCCAGAGCAGGCATTATCTGCGGGAGCGCGGCATCGTCCCGCTCAGCCACGCAGATACGGCAGGCGCAGCGGCCCATGTGGCGCAGGCCGGCGACCCGGATATTGCAGCGATCGCACCCGAAATCGCAGCCGATCTCTACGGCTTGAAAATCGTCGACCGCAATGTCGAGGATACAACCGACAACACCACCCGCTTCGTCGTGCTGGCGAAGGATCCACTCGATCCTGCAACGCTGGCCGGTCAGGATGCGATGACCACCTTCGTCTTCGCTGTGAAGAACATTCCTGCCGCGCTTTACAAGGCGATGGGTGGTTTTGCGACCAATGGCGTCAACATGACCAAGCTGGAAAGCTATCAGAAGGGCGCGAGTTTTGCCGCCAGCATGTTCTTTGCCGATATCGTCGGCGCGCCGGGCGATCCGGCGGTCGACCGTGCATTGGAGGAACTTGCCTTTCACTGCGAGGAGGTCCGCATGTTCGGCAGCTATCCCCTGGCGCGCAAGCGGGGCTGA
- a CDS encoding c-type cytochrome — MNDRLNTTFGWVLASCGIALGSSIVAGMYFHGGNAEPPEVCGYCIDAPEEGAAADSGPPLAQLLAEGSAEAGEAVFAKCTACHSIAQGGPAGIGPNLHGVMGSPIAGQDAGFAYSSALAEKGGNWTWEEMSAWLLSPRGYANGTKMSFAGLSSAEDRANVMLYMNQNGSNLALPEYVEAETEAGDEVDAPGEGPGAVDGADPSAIEAAGAMGDEQPVAENPGT, encoded by the coding sequence ATGAACGACCGTCTCAATACCACTTTTGGCTGGGTTCTCGCCAGCTGCGGCATCGCGCTGGGTAGTTCCATCGTCGCCGGAATGTATTTCCATGGCGGTAACGCGGAGCCGCCTGAGGTTTGTGGCTACTGCATCGATGCGCCTGAAGAAGGCGCGGCCGCCGATAGCGGACCGCCGCTGGCACAGCTTCTGGCGGAAGGCTCCGCAGAGGCAGGTGAGGCCGTGTTTGCCAAATGCACGGCCTGCCATTCGATCGCCCAAGGCGGACCGGCCGGTATCGGCCCCAATCTCCACGGTGTGATGGGATCGCCCATCGCCGGGCAGGATGCGGGTTTCGCCTATTCCAGCGCGCTCGCCGAAAAGGGCGGCAATTGGACTTGGGAAGAAATGAGCGCTTGGCTTCTCAGCCCGCGCGGTTACGCCAATGGCACGAAGATGAGCTTCGCCGGACTCAGCAGCGCGGAAGACCGGGCCAACGTCATGCTGTATATGAACCAGAACGGCAGCAATCTTGCACTCCCCGAATATGTCGAAGCCGAGACCGAAGCTGGCGACGAGGTCGATGCGCCGGGTGAAGGTCCGGGCGCAGTCGACGGTGCCGATCCCTCGGCCATCGAGGCAGCCGGTGCGATGGGCGACGAGCAGCCCGTGGCGGAAAATCCCGGCACCTGA